From a region of the Oncorhynchus tshawytscha isolate Ot180627B linkage group LG14, Otsh_v2.0, whole genome shotgun sequence genome:
- the LOC112267050 gene encoding phosphoserine phosphatase, with amino-acid sequence MTTLSQTKEIFRRADAVCFDVDSTIIREEGIDELAKFCGVGDAVTEMTRKAMGGSVTFKTALTERLSIIRCSREQVNKLITDHPPQLTTGIKELVDTLHQRNVKVFLVTGGFCCIVEHVATQLSIPLHHVYANRLKFYFNGEYAGFDETQPTSESNGKGKVISMLKEKHGFKNVVMIGDGATDLEACPPANAFIGFGGNVVRQQVKEKSLWYVTSFGELLKELEKI; translated from the exons ATGACAACTTTATCACAGACAAAGGAAATCTTCCGGAGAGCAGACGCTGTTTGCTTTGATGTTGACAGCACTATTATCAGAGAAGAAGGCATTGATGAGCTAGCCAAATTCTGCGGGGTTGGAGATGCTGTCACAGAAAT GACTCGCAAGGCCATGGGGGGGTCAGTGACTTTTAAAACCGCTCTGACAGAGCGCCTGTCAATCATCCGATGCTCAAGGGAACAAGTGAACAAACTGATAACTGACCACCCTCCCCAGTTGACGACAGGTATTAA GGAGCTTGTTGATACTCTGCACCAGCGCAACGTGAAGGTGTTCCTGGTCACTGGCGGTTTCTGCTGTATCGTGGAGCATGTTGCCACTCAACTCAGCATTCCCCTCCATCACGTGTATGCCAACCGCCTCAAGTTCTACTTCAATG GTGAGTATGCTGGCTTTGACGAGACCCAGCCCACATCTGAGAGTAATGGGAAGGGGAAGGTGATCAGCATGCTCAAGGAGAAGCACGGCTTCAAGAACGTGGTGATGATTGGCGATGGAGCCACAGACCTGGAGGCCTGTCCCCCTGCA AATGCATTCATTGGATTTGGTGGAAATGTGGTCAGGCAGCAAGTAAAGGAGAAAAGTTTGTGGTACGTCACAAGTTTTGGAGAGCTGCTAAAAGAACTGGAGAAGATTTAA
- the LOC112267048 gene encoding T-complex protein 1 subunit zeta, with translation MTAIKALNPKAEVARAQAALAVNISAARGLQDVLKSNLGPKGTMKMLVSGAGDIKLTKDGNVLLHEMQIQHPTASLIAKVATAQDDITGDGTTSNVLIIGELLKQADLYVSEGLHPRIIAEGFEAAKDKALEVLEEMKVTREMDRETLIHVARTSLRTKVHAELADLLTEAVVDAVLAIHRPNEPIDLFMVEIMEMKHKTDSDTQLIRGLVLDHGARHPDMKKRVEDAFVLTCNASLEYEKTEVNSGFFYKSAGEREKLVAAERKFIEERVKKIIELKNAVCADNNKGFVVLNQKGIDPYSLDALAKEGIVALRRTKRRNMERLTLACGGIAMNSFEDLTPECLGQAGLVYEHTLGEEKYTFIEKCGNPRSVTLLVKGPNKHTLTQIKDAVRDGLRAVKNAIEDGCVVSGAGAFEVAVHDALIKHKLLVKGRAQLGVQAFADALLIIPKVLAQNSGYDPMETLVKLQTEYKESGQLVGVDLSSGEPMVASEAGVWDNYSVKKQLLHSCTVIASNILLVDEIMRAGMSSLKG, from the exons ATGACTGCAATAAAGGCATTAAACCCGAAAGCTGAGGTGGCCCGTGCTCAAGCCGCTCTTGCAGTAAATATCAGCGCTGCGCGTGGTCTTCAGGATGTGCTCAAAAGTAATTTGGGACCAAAAGGAACAATGAAAAT GCTTGTATCAGGGGCTGGTGACATAAAGTTGACCAAAGATGGTAATGTCTTGTTGCACGAAATG CAAATCCAGCATCCGACGGCATCCTTGATTGCCAAAGTGGCTACGGCTCAGGATGACATCACAGGTGACGGTACAACATCCAATGTGCTCATCATTGGGGAGCTCCTGAAACAAGCAGACCTGTATGTGTCAGAG GGTCTCCACCCACGGATAATAGCAGAAGGTTTTGAGGCAGCCAAGGATAAGGCTCTGGAGGTGCTGGAGGAGATGAAGGtgaccagagagatggacagagagacccTCATCCACGTTGCCCGCACCTCCCTCAGAACCAAGGTCCATGCTGAGCTGGCTGATCTCCTCACAGAG GCTGTGGTGGATGCTGTGCTGGCTATCCACAGACCCAACGAGCCTATTGACCTGTTCATGGTGGAGATCATGGAGATGAAGCATAAGACTGACAGCGACACACA GCTGATACGAGGCCTGGTGTTGGACCACGGTGCCCGTCATCCTGACATGAAGAAACGGGTGGAGGATGCCTTTGTGCTCACTTGCAACGCCTCTTTGGAATATGAGAAAAC CGAGGTGAACTCTGGCTTCTTCTACAAGAGTGCTGGCGAGAGGGAGAAGCTGGTGGCTGCTGAGAGGAAGTTCATTGAGGAGCGCGTGAAGAAGATAATCGAGCTCAAGAATGCAGTGTGTGCTGATAACAACAAAGGCTTTGTGGTCCTCAACCAGAAG GGAATTGACCCATATTCCCTGGATGCTCTGGCCAAAGAGGGCATTGTAGCTCTGCGTAGGACCAAGAGGAGGAACATGGAAAG aCTCACCCTGGCCTGTGGAGGTATCGCCATGAACTCTTTTGAAGACCTCACTCCAGAATGCCTGGGCCAGGCTGGTCTAGTCTATGAACACACACTG GGTGAGGAGAAGTACACATTCATAGAGAAGTGTGGAAACCCCCGGTCAGTGACCCTGCTGGTAAAGGGACCCAACAAACACACCCTGACCCAGATCAAAGACGCAGTCAGGGATGGGCTCAGGGCCGTCAAGAACGCCATCGAGGACG GCTGCGTGGTGTCAGGGGCCGGGGCCTTTGAGGTGGCTGTGCACGATGCTCTGATAAAGCATAAACTGTTAGTGAAGGGCCGGGCTCagctgggtgtgcaggctttcgCGGATGCCCTCCTCATCATCCCTAAG GTACTAGCCCAGAACTCTGGGTATGATCCAATGGAGACCCTGGTCAAACTCCAGACTGAATACAAAGAGAGTGGTCAGCTGGTTGGAGTGGACCTGAGCTCTG GTGAACCAATGGTCGCTTCAGAAGCTGGGGTTTGGGATAACTACAGTGTTAAGAAACAACTTCTTCATTCATG CACAGTAATAGCCAGCAACATCCTGTTGGTGGATGAGATCATGAGAGCAGGCATGTCATCCCTGAAGGGCTAA
- the LOC112267051 gene encoding coiled-coil-helix-coiled-coil-helix domain-containing protein 2 produces the protein MPRGSRSRTSRMAPPARMAPPPPPMARAAPPPSYAPAPAHAPPSAMAAPAAVAPRQPGMFAQMATTAAGVAVGSAAGHMIGHAMTGGMGGGGGSQEAAKPDVTYQEQPQQYQQQYQQPPPMYQPAQYQQQPQSMFQQEPAPQHGSCSYELKQFIECAQTQSDLKLCEGFSEVLKQCKFSNGMS, from the exons ATGCCAAGAGGAAGCAGAAGCCGGACGTCAAGGATGGCCCCTCCAGCCCG GATGGCTCCACCGCCACCCCCCATGGCCAGGGCTGCACCACCTCCATCCTACGCCCCAGCGCCTGCCCATGCCCCCCCGTCCGCCATGGCTGCCCCAGCCGCTGTTGCCCCCCGGCAGCCAGGCATGTTTGCGCAGATGGCCACCACAGCCGCTGGGGTAGCCGTTGGCTCAGCCGCAGGGCACATGATCGGCCACGCAATGACTGGAGGAATGGGTGGGGGCGGAGGAAGCCAAGAGGCTGCCAAGCCTGATGTCACCTACCAG GAGCAGCCCCAGCAGTACCAGCAGCAGTACCAACAGCCACCTCCCATGTACCAGCCAGCCCAGTATCAGCAGCAGCCCCAGTCCATGTTCCAGCAGGAGCCTGCACCACAGCATGGATCCTGCTCATATGAGCTCAAGCAGTTTATTGAGTGTGCTCAGACCCAGAGCGACCTGAAACTCTGTGAGGGCTTCAGCGAGGTGCTCAAGCAGTGCAAGTTCTCAAATG GGATGTCCTGA